A single region of the Streptomyces sp. NBC_00425 genome encodes:
- a CDS encoding CbtB domain-containing protein: MAQHVAQPTPTTPVVPAKLPLKDIAPWAVFFGVLMLVLLYFVGAEQGATSVVSGEGVHEWVHDARHLLGFPCH; encoded by the coding sequence ATGGCGCAGCATGTCGCCCAGCCGACCCCCACCACCCCTGTGGTACCCGCCAAGTTGCCGCTGAAGGACATCGCCCCCTGGGCCGTCTTCTTCGGCGTCCTGATGCTGGTCCTGCTCTACTTCGTCGGCGCCGAACAGGGCGCCACCTCCGTCGTCTCCGGCGAGGGAGTCCACGAGTGGGTGCACGACGCACGCCACCTTCTCGGCTTCCCCTGCCACTGA